In Eretmochelys imbricata isolate rEreImb1 chromosome 14, rEreImb1.hap1, whole genome shotgun sequence, a genomic segment contains:
- the SLC25A10 gene encoding mitochondrial dicarboxylate carrier, producing MAERRVSRWYFGGLASCGAACCTHPLDLLKVHLQTQQEVKMRMTGMALRVIRTDGFLALYNGLSASLCRQMTYSLTRFAIYETARDRLSQGTQGPLPFYQKVLLGAAGGFTGGFVGTPADMVNVRMQNDMKQPMHLRRNYSHALDGMYRVLREEGLKKLFSGATMASSRGALVTVGQLSCYDQAKQLVLTTGFLSDNIFTHFLASFIAGGCATFLCQPMDVLKTRLMNSQGEYRGVVHCAVETARLGPLAFYKGFVPAAIRLVPHTVLTFVFLEQLRKYFGIKVLA from the exons ATGGCGGAGCGGCGCGTGTCCCGCTGGTACTTCGGGGGCCTGGCCTCGTGCGGCGCCGCCTGCTGCACCCACCCGCTGGACCTGCTCAAG GTTCATCTGCAGACGCAGCAGGAGGTGAAGATGCGCATGACAGGCATGGCGCTGCGCGTGATCCGCACGGATGGATTTCTGGCGCTCTACAACGGGCTCAGTGCCTCGCTCTGCCGCCAG ATGACGTACTCCCTGACCCGCTTCGCCATCTATGAGACCGCACGGGACCGCTTGAGCCAAGGCACCCAGGGACCTCTGCCCTTCTACCAGAAGGTGCTGCTTGGTGCTGCGGGAG GTTTCACTGGTGGGTTTGTGGGGACCCCAGCAGACATGGTGAACGTCAG GATGCAGAATGACATGAAGCAGCCGATGCATTTGAGGCGGAA TTACTCCCACGCCTTGGATGGCATGTACCGAGTGCTTCGTGAGG AGGGCTTGAAGAAGCTGTTCTCAGGGGCTACGATGGCGTCGAGCCGAGGGGCCCTGGTCACTGTTGGACAG CTCTCCTGCTACGACCAGGCCAAGCAGCTGGTTCTCACGACTGGGTTTCTCTCCGACAACATCTTCACTCACTTCCTGGCCAGCTTCATCGct GGTGGATGTGCCACGTTCCTCTGTCAGCCCATGGACGTACTCAAGACCCGCCTGATGAATTCGCAGGGAGAGTACCGG GGTGTTGTCCACTGCGCAGTGGAGACTGCCAGGCTTGGACCTCTCGCCTTCTACAAG GGCTTCGTTCCTGCTGCCATCCGCCTGGTGCCTCACACCGTCCTCACCTTCGTCTTCCTGGAGCAGCTGCGCAAATACTTTGGGATCAAAGTGCTGGCCTGA
- the MRPL12 gene encoding large ribosomal subunit protein bL12m, whose protein sequence is MLPAARPLGGPCLRGLRAAARLLLRRQLPGVRAVRMLRTSCHPRTEALAGAPLDNAPKEYSPKIQQLVQDIASLTLLEISDLNELLKKTLKIQDMGLMPMGGMMPPPAMQSATQVAEEEVPKKQEKIHFTVKLTEVKAVEKVKLIKEVKNCMQGLNLVQAKKLVESLPQEIKAHVSKEEAEKIKAALEAAGGTVVLE, encoded by the exons ATGCTGCCCGCCGCCCGCCCCCTAGGGGGGCCCTGCCTGAGGGGGCTCCGGGCCGCCGCCCGCCTGCTGCTGCG GCGGCAGCTGCCGGGAGTCCGTGCTGTGAGGATGCTGAGGACCAGCTGCCACCCAAGGACAGAAGCCCTGGCCGGCGCCCCCTTAGATAACGCCCCGAAGGAATATTCCCCCAAGATCCAGCAGCTGGTGCAGGACATCGCTAGCCTGACCCTACTGGAGATCTCGGACCTCAATGAGTTACTGAAG AAGACACTGAAGATCCAGGACATGGGGCTGATGCCAATGGGTGGAATGATGCCACCACCTGCAATGCAGTCAGCCACTCAG GTAGCGGAAGAAGAGGTCCCCAAGAAGCAGGAGAAAATTCATTTCACTGTCAAGCTGACTGAGGTGAAGGCTGTGGAAAAAGTAAAACTGATCAAGGAAGTGAAGAACTGCATGCAGGGGCTTAACCTTGTCCAG gcAAAGAAACTGGTAGAGTCACTTCCACAGGAAATCAAGGCCCATGTGTCCaaagaggaagcagagaagaTCAAAGCTGCGCTGGAGGCAGCAGGAGGGACTGTGGTTCTGGAGTAG